Genomic DNA from Modestobacter versicolor:
ACGAGGACGGCGAGCGGGGCGTCGTGGTCAACACCGCCTCGATCGCGGCCTACGACGGCCAGATCGGCCAGATCGCCTACGCCGCGTCCAAGGGCGGCATCGTCGGGCTGACCCTGCCCGCGGCGCGCGACCTCTCCTCGGTCGGCGTGCGGGTGTGCACGATCGCCCCGGGGCTGGTCGACACCCCGCTGCTGGCGTCGCTGCCCGAGGAGGCGCGGGTCTCGCTGGCGGCCGGCATCCCGTTCCCCAAGCGGCTGGGCCGGCCCGAGGACTTCGCCGAGCTGGCGCTGGACATCGTCCGGCACGGCTACCTGAACGGTGAGGTGATCCGGATGGACGGGGCGCTGCGGATGGCACCGCGCTGAACCCTGGCACCATCGGGGGCGTGGCTGTGGGGGAGCACGTGCTGGCCGTCGAAGCACCGGCGTACGAGCAGGTCTGGACGCCGGGCTGGCCGGTCGACGTCCGCCGGGTGCTCTCCCGCGACCGCCGGGGCACCGGCGACCCGACGGTGCGGTTCGCCGAGAGCGGCGTGTGGCGGACGACGACGACCCCCGACGGCCCGGCCACCGTGCGGCTCACCGGGTCGGTGATCGCGCTGCGGGTGCAGGCCTGGGGTCCGGGGGCGGCCTGGGCCGGAGCCGCCGTGCCCCGCTGGCTGGGCGCCGAGGACCGCACCGAGGGCTTCGACGCCGACGCGCACCCGCTGGTCGCCCGGCTGCACCGCGGCGCGCCCTGGCTGCGGCTGGGCAGCACCGGCCGGGTCTGGGACGCCCTCGTGCCCGCGGTCCTGGAGCAGAAGGTGACCGGCATCGAGGCGCACCGCACCTGGCGGGAGCTGCTCCGGCTGGCCGGCGAGCCCGCGCCCGGCCCGGCGCCGGAGGGCATGCGGGTGGTCCCCTCGGCGGAGCGGGTGCTGGCGGTCACCGACTGGCAGTGGCACGCCTGCGGGCTGGACGGCGCCCGCCGCCGGGCGCTGCGCGCCGTCGCCTCGGTGGCGTCGCGGCTCGAGGCCGCCGTGCACGACGACTGCGCCGACCTGCGCCGCCGGCTGCAGTCGGTGCCGGGCATCGGGGTCTGGACGGCGGCCGAGGTCGCCCAGCGCGCCGTCGGCTGCCCGGACTCGGTCAGCGTGGGCGACTACCACCTGAAGAACCTGGTCGGCTGGTCGCTGGCCGGCCGCAAGACCGACGACGCCGGGATGCTGGAGCTGCTGGAACCGTGGCGCGGCCACCGGCAGCGCGTGGTGCGGCTGCTGGAGGTGGGGGGCAGCATGCCGCCCAAGCGGGGCCCGCGGATGGCCCCCACCCAGTACCGCTCGATCTGACCGCGGCGCGCTCGGGGGCCGCCACTGGACGTGCTGGTCGCTGGTCCGGTGCGGCGTCTGGTGCCCCTGGGACAGGACCGTCGCCCGACCTCGTCGGGACGACGCCGTCGCGTTACGGTCTGCCCGGCGCCCGGTGGAGGCGACGGGGATCACGGGGGAACACGCATGCGCAAGGTCGGCTCACTGATCGCCGGTGGGGCACTGGTTGCGGGGATCGTGGCGGGCACCGGAGGTGCTGCGCAGGCGGCGTCGCCGCTGAACCCGGTCGGGAACATGGACGGTTTCAGCTACGACGGCCGGCTGGTGGTCAGCGGCTGGACCTTCGACCCCGAGACCGCCGCCTCGATCGACGTGCACGCCTACGTCGACGGCCAGCTCGCTGCTGTGGCCACCGCCAACGGGTCGCGGCCGGACGTCGCGGGCGTCTACCCCTCCTACGGGCCGTCGCACGGCTGGTCTTTCGACCTGGGGAAGCGCTCGGCCGGGGTGCACCAGGTGTGCGTGTACGCCATCAACGTCGGTGGCGGGGACACCAACCCGGTGCTGGGCTGCCGCACCTTCACGGTGGCCGGAAACCCAGCGCTCAACCCGGTCGGCAACGTGGAACTGGTCGCCCTGATCGCCGAGGGTCTCTTCATGCAGGGCTGGACGCTGGACCCCGAGACGCCTGCGTCCATCGACGTCCACGTGTACCTGGACGGTCGACTGGCCACCGTCACGACGGCGGACCGGTCCCGGCCTGATGTCGCGGACGTGTACCCGGCGTACGGCGCCGCGCACGGGTTCTCCGCAGTACTGCCGACCCCTGGGGCCGGAGTGCACTCGGTCTGCGCTTTCGCGATCAACGTGGGCGACGGGACGACGAACCCGCAGCTGGGCTGCCGCCAGTTCACCGTCGCACCGGCCAACCCCGGGGACGACGTGGACTGCAACGACTTCGCCACCCAACGGGCGGCCCAGGAGTGGTTCAACCGCTACTACCCCTACTACGGGGACGTCGCCCGGCTCGACGGCAACAACGACGGTCGGGCGTGCGAGTCGCTGCCCTGAGCCTGCTGAGCGGCCGTGGCTCAACCATGACAGCCGCTACTCGGCGCCCGGTGCGCGCAGAGGACCTGCTGGTCAGCGGGGTCTCTGGGGCACATGGTGCCTGCATGGCGTGTCGCCGGGAGTTGTCCGAGCGGACGGGATCGGCACGTTACCGTCTGGTCGCCGCGCGGGTGCGCGGCGTCACGTCGGGGAGGACGCATGCGCAAGGTCGGCTCACTGATCGCCGGTGGGGCACTGGTTGCGGGGATCGTGGCGGGCACCGGAGGTGCTGCGCAGGCGGCGTCGCCGCTGAACCCGGTCGGGAACATGGACGGTTTCAGCTACGACGGCCGGCTGGTGGTCAGCGGCTGGACCTTCGACCCCGAGACCGCCGCCTCGATCGACGTGCACGCCTACGTCGACGGCCAGCTCGCTGCTGTGGCCACCGCCAACGGGTCGCGGCCGGACGTCGCGGGCGTCTACCCCTCCTACGGGCCGTCGCACGGCTGGTCTTTCGACCTGGGGAAGCGCTCGGCCGGGGTGCACCAGGTGTGCGTGTACGCCATCAACGTCGGTGGCGGGGACACCAACCCGGTGCTGGGCTGCCGCACCTTCACCGTCGGCGGCTCGGCTGCGTTGAACCCGGTGGGCAACCTCGAGCAGGTCGCGCTCATCCCCGAGGGTCTCTACCTGCAGGGCTGGACGCTGGACCCCGAGACGGCCGCCTCCATCGACGTGCACGCCTACGTCGACGGGCAGCTGGCCGGTGTGGCGACCGCCAACGACCACCGCCCGGACGTCGGGTCGCTCTACCCGTCCTACGGCGCGCAGCACGGCTTCCGCACCGTGGTCACCCCGCCGGTGCCGGGCGTCCACCGGGTGTGCGTGTATGCCATCAACGTCGGTGACGGCACGACCAACCCGTCCCTGGGTTGCCGGTCCTTCACCGTCTCGTCGTTCAACTTCGGCGCCACTGCCACGCTGTCCAGCGGCATCGCCGTCACGGTCCAGAAGCCGAGTCGCGTGACGGTGTCGAACACCGCGTCGCCGAGCCCGTCCGCCGGTTACAGCGGCGTCCTGTTCAGCATCACGTTCACCAACAAGACCGGTCGGACGTTCACGCCTTACGACGACGTGCTGCTGGTCTCTGGCCCCACGGGCCGGCAGGCACCGCTCACCTTCGACTCCGGCGGGAGTGACCCCGACAACTGGTTCAACGGCAGCATCCCGCCGGGCCAGAGCCAGACGGCGACCTTCTTGTTCCAGGTGCCCACGGCGGAGCTGAGCCAGCTGCGCCTCGAGGTGAACCCGGACTTCTTCGAGGACGAGTCGGCCTTCTTCGCCGGCTCGGCCTGAGTGGGCTGCCGGCGCAACCCACGGGTTGCGCCGGCGGAGCGCCGTGGGGCTCAGTTCCCGCGCAGCTCCTGGTAGCGGGCGGTGCACTGCGCCATGGTCGGCAGCAGGCCCTGCTCACGGGCCTCGGCGAGCGTCGGGGCGGCGGTGTCCTTGGCCGACAGCTCGAACTCCACGTCGGTCGGCCAGGGCAGCCCGAGCTCGGGGTCCATCGGGTTGATGCCGAACTCGCGGCCGGGGGAGTAGCCGCTGGAGACCAGGTAGGTCACCGAGCTGCCGTCGGCGAGGGAGACGAAGGCGTGCCCGAGGCCCTCCGACAGGTACACCGCCCGCGGCTCCTCGCTGTCGAGCACGACGGAGTCGTGGACGCCGAAGGTGGGGGAGTCCACCCGGATGTCG
This window encodes:
- a CDS encoding dTDP-4-dehydrorhamnose 3,5-epimerase family protein encodes the protein MEIRELAVPDSYVLDLVPHGDSRGRFTEWYRADVLAGATGFGLTLAQANHSVSARGVLRGVHFALVPPGQAKYVYCPAGKVLDVIVDIRVDSPTFGVHDSVVLDSEEPRAVYLSEGLGHAFVSLADGSSVTYLVSSGYSPGREFGINPMDPELGLPWPTDVEFELSAKDTAAPTLAEAREQGLLPTMAQCTARYQELRGN
- a CDS encoding excalibur calcium-binding domain-containing protein, coding for MDGFSYDGRLVVSGWTFDPETAASIDVHAYVDGQLAAVATANGSRPDVAGVYPSYGPSHGWSFDLGKRSAGVHQVCVYAINVGGGDTNPVLGCRTFTVAGNPALNPVGNVELVALIAEGLFMQGWTLDPETPASIDVHVYLDGRLATVTTADRSRPDVADVYPAYGAAHGFSAVLPTPGAGVHSVCAFAINVGDGTTNPQLGCRQFTVAPANPGDDVDCNDFATQRAAQEWFNRYYPYYGDVARLDGNNDGRACESLP
- a CDS encoding DNA-3-methyladenine glycosylase family protein, with protein sequence MAVGEHVLAVEAPAYEQVWTPGWPVDVRRVLSRDRRGTGDPTVRFAESGVWRTTTTPDGPATVRLTGSVIALRVQAWGPGAAWAGAAVPRWLGAEDRTEGFDADAHPLVARLHRGAPWLRLGSTGRVWDALVPAVLEQKVTGIEAHRTWRELLRLAGEPAPGPAPEGMRVVPSAERVLAVTDWQWHACGLDGARRRALRAVASVASRLEAAVHDDCADLRRRLQSVPGIGVWTAAEVAQRAVGCPDSVSVGDYHLKNLVGWSLAGRKTDDAGMLELLEPWRGHRQRVVRLLEVGGSMPPKRGPRMAPTQYRSI